The Bacteroidetes Order II. bacterium genome includes a window with the following:
- the moaC gene encoding cyclic pyranopterin monophosphate synthase MoaC, whose amino-acid sequence MIETEIPSLSHINTDGQIKMVDVGEKDASSRTAFATGRVLLGEEAFRQVKENQIKKGDVLTTAKIAGIQGAKHTSLLVPLCHNIYLQNVTVETELNEEVLSVDIRAFVKTHGQTGVEMEALSAVSAAALTVYDMCKSVSKDIAITQIRLQAKTGGLSGDYRRLHDN is encoded by the coding sequence ATGATAGAAACCGAAATTCCAAGTTTGTCACACATCAATACTGACGGCCAAATTAAAATGGTAGATGTGGGAGAAAAAGACGCCAGTTCCCGAACCGCTTTTGCCACGGGGCGTGTATTGCTGGGGGAAGAGGCTTTCCGGCAAGTCAAGGAAAACCAAATCAAAAAAGGAGATGTTCTTACCACTGCCAAAATTGCAGGGATTCAGGGCGCAAAACACACTTCTTTGCTAGTTCCATTATGTCATAATATTTATTTGCAAAATGTAACCGTCGAAACAGAGCTTAACGAAGAAGTGTTATCGGTGGATATTCGTGCCTTTGTCAAAACGCATGGGCAGACAGGGGTTGAAATGGAGGCGCTTTCGGCGGTATCGGCAGCGGCACTTACGGTTTACGATATGTGTAAATCTGTTTCTAAAGACATTGCAATTACCCAGATTCGGTTACAAGCCAAGACAGGTGGGCTAAGTGGGGATTATAGACGATTGCATGATAATTAG